In a genomic window of Lycium ferocissimum isolate CSIRO_LF1 chromosome 9, AGI_CSIRO_Lferr_CH_V1, whole genome shotgun sequence:
- the LOC132069191 gene encoding EG45-like domain containing protein 2, with protein sequence MFNEVDIIVTCNIKHLFYCIYIWTAATKCSGNRADQFPSGNLFVAVSEGLWDNGAACGRRYRLKCLSGNNRPCKEGTIDVRVVDYCTKRPCPSTIVLSSDAFAEISHSHNAKINIEYVQI encoded by the exons ATGTTTAACGAGGTTGATATAATTGTAACATGCAATATTAAGCATTTGTTTTATTGCATATATATTTGGACGGCAGCCACCAAGTGCAGCGGCAACAGGGCAGATCAGTTCCCGTCGGGGAATCTATTCGTGGCAGTGAGCGAAGGGCTGTGGGATAATGGAGCCGCCTGTGGACGCCGTTACAGGCTGAAATGTTTGAGTGGAAACAACAGGCCATGCAAGGAAGGAACTATTGATGTGAGAGTTGTGGACTATTGCACTAAAAGACCATGTCCCTCTACTATTGTCTTGTCAAGTGATGCCTTTGCTGAAATCTCACATTCTCATAATGCTAAAATCAACATTGAATATGTCCA GATTTGa